The nucleotide window AAATGAGTCATTCATTGAATAGTAAGGGTTGTTTATTCCCAATCGCTTTTCCAGTTCATTCTTTGTTTTTCCCTCCGCTGCCACCGTCGTTGTAcctcaccgtacacacacagcgCACGCGTGGGTTCCAGCGCCACTGTAGCTGGGAGACTGATATTTGTAAGTTGTAAGTTGTGAAAGTACACAAATGTATGCATTCAGACTCGTGGGCGTGATCTAGGTACAAACACGTTCTGTAAACGCACTAAGGGTTTAGGAATAAAAGGGTTTTGTTCCGCTTGGTCGGAGTCTTCATTGTAAAGAGAAGCTATCGGTGCTAACTGCTAGCCGCTGGTAAACAAGCTTCATTCATTTAATGTCCGATGTTGATTATGTTGATTGTGTTTATGCTGCGTTTGAAAGGCGCTAACGTTGGTGTCGTGAGATATACTTTATGAATGAGACCAGCAAAGCAAACTCAATGCAACTctaaatatcttaatattaaccCAGGACTTGTCTTTTGTTCCAGACAAGTTGTGCTTTTGTAAGGTGCCCTGCCGCGGTTCAGTCGCCGCCCACCATGTATCGCCCCAAGCCCACCCTGAAGGACCGGCAGCACCTCTACAAGCTCATCATCAGCCAGCTGCTCTACGACGGCTACACCAGCATCGCCAACACCCTCATCAACGAGGTCAAGCCCCCCAACGTGGTGTCTCCTtcagaacagctgatgcagcttGCCAAGATCGGTAAGGAATCACCTTAGGCTTTATATCTATTTCTTAATGAATGTGTTTCAATTCAGAACGTTTCTAATTGCTGTGGAACTCCTCAAGGCATGGAGAGTGACGACAGTGCGGTCCAGTACGCCATCGGGCGGTCCGACACGGTCGCCCCCGGAGTGGGCATCGACCTGGAGTTTGATGCAGACGTGCAGTCGATGTCTCCGGAGGCGTCGGAGTACGAGACGTGCTACGTGACGTCGCACAAGGGCCCGTGCCGCGTCGCCACCTACAGCCGGGACGGGCAGCTCATCGCCACAGGCTCCGCCGACGCCTCCATCAAGATCCTGGACACGGAGCGCATGTTGGCCAAGAGCGCCATGCCCATCGAGGTATGGGCCTGTCTGAGGCAGTCGTCAGAGATGTCTCCTTGTTAAGCAATTTGTTGTTCCGTTTTACACAAACCCGAGCTCGTGGTTGAGATGATGGCGTTGTGGTTGAGATGATGGCGTTGTGGTTGACCTTCTCATTGGTTCTCCACCGTTCAGGTGATGATGAACGAGACGGCTCAGCAGAACATGGAGAACCACCCGGTGATCCGGACGCTGTACGACCACGTGGACGAGGTCACCTGCCTGGCTTTCCACCCCACCGAGCAGATCCTAGCCTCCGGCTCGCGGGACTACACCCTCAAACTGTTTGACTACTCCAAGCCCTCCGCCAAGAGGGCCTTTAAACACATCCAGGtcagtgggggcggggcctttaAACACATCCAGGTcagtggggggcggggcctttaAACACATCCAGGtcagtgggggcggggcctttaAACACATCCAGGTCAGTGGGGGCTTGGCCTTTAAACATACTGGTcagtggggggcggggcctttaAACATACTGGTCAGTGGGGGGCGGGGCGTTTAGACACATACCGGTCGCCGTGCTCAGAGCCAGATGGATCAGGTGTTTACAACGGCCTGGGAGAAAGGTTTACTAGTAAGCGGAGTCAGTTGCAGGAATCATGCTAAGTGACTCATGCAAAGGAGTTGGTTGATGAGAGGATGGTCAACTATTGGATGATTCTAAATGTTTTCTAGAGGCAGTTAAACACATACAAAGCTGAAGGACGAAGTTTGAAGAGAATGATTTTTTCACAATTAATAATTTGCATATCTGATACCTCGAGGGCCACCTGGCAAACTGTCAAACAAAAGCAGATGCCAAGATGTAAAAGCGGCTTTTCTGCATAAAATAACAGTGAGCTGTAACCCAAGCCGTCGGTCCTGAGTCGGTGTCCTCTGACCTTCAGCTCAGCTCCCAGCCCGAGGCTGCTTGTTaatcgtggtggtggtgctcgtATCTCAGGTGCAGACACTTACGCCATGCTTTAACCCCCTCCAGGAGGCGGAGATGCTGCGCTCCATCTCCTTCCACCCGTCGGGGGACTTCCTGTTGGTGGGCACCCAGCACCCCACCCTGCGGCTGTACGACGTCAACACCTTCCAGTGCTTCGTGTCCTGCAACCCGCTGGACCAGCACACGGACACCATCAGCGGCGTGGTGTACAACCACAGCGCCAACAACTACGTCAGCTGCAGCAAGGACGGCAGCATCAAGCTGTGGGACGGGGTGTCCAACCGCTGCGTCACCACCTTCGACAAGGCTCACGACGGCGCCGAGGTCTGCTCCGCCTTCTTCTCCAAGAACGCCAAGTACATCCTGTCCAGCGGCAAGGACTCGGTGGTGAAGCTGTGGGAGAT belongs to Gadus morhua chromosome 13, gadMor3.0, whole genome shotgun sequence and includes:
- the cstf1 gene encoding cleavage stimulation factor subunit 1 gives rise to the protein MYRPKPTLKDRQHLYKLIISQLLYDGYTSIANTLINEVKPPNVVSPSEQLMQLAKIGMESDDSAVQYAIGRSDTVAPGVGIDLEFDADVQSMSPEASEYETCYVTSHKGPCRVATYSRDGQLIATGSADASIKILDTERMLAKSAMPIEVMMNETAQQNMENHPVIRTLYDHVDEVTCLAFHPTEQILASGSRDYTLKLFDYSKPSAKRAFKHIQEAEMLRSISFHPSGDFLLVGTQHPTLRLYDVNTFQCFVSCNPLDQHTDTISGVVYNHSANNYVSCSKDGSIKLWDGVSNRCVTTFDKAHDGAEVCSAFFSKNAKYILSSGKDSVVKLWEISTGRTLVKYTGAGLSGRQMHRTQGVFNHTEDYVLLPDERTISLCCWDSRSAERKNLLSLGHNNIVRCIVHSPTNPGFMTCSDDFRARFWYRRTTTD